TACCTCTGGGTCGGTTCCCCTGCTCCTCCTTGCACTACACCTGGAAACCTTAGCAATCACTGAGGGTCAGGGGGAGGACAAGGTGGTCAGGTCTACCCACTTATTTCTGGCCCTGGTCTGGGATGCGGCCAAGGAAAGGTGCAGACTACAAAGAGTCAGGAACCCGGGTTCCAGTCCCGCTCTGCCACTACAAAGCCGGATAATCCCGGGAGTCTTGCCTCAatttcctccctgaggtcttgaggTATGCCCAGTAAACTAGTCGGTTGGGTTTGAGCTCAGGCTGCACCAAGGGACTAAAGTGCGACCTGGGACTCGGTTTTCCCCTCCATGAGACACCGCTTTAAAGGGAAGCTGAGAACAGCCGTGAGCTAACTCCGTGGCACCCAAGTGTTTGGTAGAGGCCAATACCACCTACTCCGGTCCTGCAGAGGTATCAGCCTACTGCTCCTCTTCCCCTGCGCTTCGGCGGGCGCCCCCACTCCCGCCGCAGGGACGCCGGCGGCTTGTCGCGGCAGCAGCGGTGCATTGTGGGGTTTGTAGTGCAGGGGTTGGGGCTGAGTGGGTGGGTGCGGCCGCGGCAGTCGCAGCGGGGCCATCTTCGGCTGGCCTGTGCTGCCTGGCCGTCGCCCGTCGCCCGGCCCGATGGCGCCGCGGCCGCTGAGCCCCTTGGTGCTAGCGCTGGGCGGCGCCGCGGCCGTGCTCGGCTCGGTGCTCTTCATCCTCTGGAAGACCTACTTCGGCCGCGGACGGGAGCGGCGCTGGGACCAGAGCGAGGCCTGGTGGGGCGCGGAGCCTGCCCACCTGCCCGAGTGGGACGAGTGGGACGTGAGTGCCGGGCCGGGGTCTGCGCCTCCGCGCGTGCGGCCGAGGGGTGTGAGTGCCACCCTGAGTGCCCGCAGCACCCGGGTGGGGACTTGGCGCCGCGGGCCCGGCGCTGGTGAACGCGTGGCGGGCAGCCGAGAGTCTCGGAACCAAGGCGTGGGTGGGCGTTTATGGGGGGTAGGCGGTGCCGCCTCGGAACTCGCTTCCTCGCGGGTGCTGGAGCTCCGAGGGCGCGGCCCGCGACCGACGTCGGGACCCCACCGCTTTCAGCCAGCGCTCTCCCGGCGCCTGCGCTATGCGCGCGGCCCGGGGGTACCGGGAGAGGTCCTCCGCCCCCTTCGCTAGCGGGCTGGCCCCTGGGTACTATGTCCACCCCTGCGGCGGTCCCTGCGCCCCTGGGATGTGGGTAATGTTAGTCTGAGGAGGAGGAAGCTCCGCGAGCGAAAGAAATGTGGCTGAGGTTACTAAGGGAAAGCCAAGTGAACGGCGTTTGGGATTCAGTATTCCAAAGGCAGCCTCATCCTACTGCACCAGACCGTGCCTGCCTGGGCGGGGATGTGCGCTTTGGTGCCTTCGATGTTCCTTAGGGGAGACTAGGTGGGAGGATGCCTGCCGCAGCTTGACATGTGCCCCGCAGCCCGAGGATGAGGAGGACGCAGAGCCGACGTTGGAGGAGTTGGAGCAGCGCGAGGTGCTGGTGCTGGGGCTGGATGGGTCAGGAAAGAGCACTTTCCTGCGCGTCCTATCCGGGAAGCCACCGCTGGAAGGCCACATCCCCACCTGGGGCTTCAACTCCGTGAGGCTGCCTACCAAGGACTTCGAGGTGGACCTCCTAGAGAGTGAGCAGAcacccccacatacacaccatCTCTCCATCTCCTCAGCTGGAGCCAAGCCGGGGCTCTTTGCCAGGGAGTGGCTCAAAAATGCGTATCTAAGTAGGACATGCCCCTGTATGAAAtccttcccagcctccctggGACATAGGGCTCTTCATGTCAGGCAGCTACAGCCTGGTCACGGGCTGTCCCTCACCCTGCTGAGGCCCACATGCCTAACACCGAGATACTAAGAACTAGTCATCTGTATGCCTTGGGCTTGACAGGCATTGCTTAAGTAATGTAACAAGCATTCCCCCAACAACTCCACCAAACTGGAAATAGTTAATGCCGCTTGATACATacgtgaggaaactgaggccctgcaAGTTAATTATCTAAACTCACCCAGCTTGCCAGTGTGCTAATGCAGACTGTCTAGCTGTAGGCTCTCCATGCTAAGCACCATGCTACATTTTTGAAGGGTACTtactatattctttcttttcttctacccTTTGCACGCACTGTTCGGTCAGTCCACAAAGCCCTTCCTCCCTTGATAAACTGCTACTCATACAGATTTAGGTCAAACGTGATATCCCTATGAAACCTTTTCAGACCCCCAGGCTAGGCTAAGGGCTCCTCCTCTGGGCTTCCCTTTTGCTGCAGTTATTTGCTACAAATCAAAccagcctgtgtccctgactAGGCATCGGGGCACAGACCTGTGTGATAGAGCTCTGGCCCCTAGAGCCCAGCCCTAAGCAAGTTCCTGGGAGagcttattgaatgaatgatcAGAGAGCCTCTGAGCAGCCCCCCATGCTCAGTGTTACAAGTCTTGGGAtcccaggagaggatggcagagagGTATTGAGAGAGTAGCAGTACTTAGCCACCATGTCCAGCCACAGACTTAGTGGAGAAGAACAGGTGGACTTACAGCCAGTCAAAGAACTCAGACCATAAGGCTCAGACCGTAAGTCTGAGTGGGTGAGATCAGACTCTGAGGACCTGGCTGTTGACCTGAGCGGGTCAGGTTCTTCTGGTCTCAGGCACTTGCCTGCCAGCCTGTCCTGGCTACATCTTTACTCCCTGATTGTAGCAAACACTCCATTTCGCCTGGGATTCAGTCCTTTCAACAAGCTTTCCTGTTTCCCTCTCTTGTACTAGAGACAGAGAAAAGCCAAGTGGGTGTCCTACACTTGAAGCCCACTCTATCTGGCAGTGACAATTCCCACCTCCTTAACCCTGGGAGAAAGAGGTTGGTGTTTCATGTTACCCACAGGTCTGACTGGCAACAGTCCAGGCTCAACAGGGTCACTCAGTGTGGATTCAAATCTGGATCGCTCATTCAGGACCTGGGGTTTTCCCCCTCCCACAACGCTGACTTCACTGTGATCTCCTACAATGCCTGGACTGGAGCCCTGCCAAGAGAGGGCCCTTTGTGGGTCTCTGATGACTGTTCCCTTCCCCCAACCTCCTATTCCATTTTACTAGCTAGTTCTGTCAGTTTTATCCTCCACCAGATTCTGCATCTGCccacttctccccacctccaccatgGCCCGCTTGAACCAAGCCACCATCCAATTTCTCAGTACTACAATAATCTCCTTATTGATCTTACTGCTTTCACTCCTGTTCCCAGGGTCAGCCAGTGGTATCTTTCAGAAACCAATGTCATATTTTGTCACTCTTGCTTAAAACCTTTAAGCCTCGCTGTGAGCCTTACAGAGCGTGTGGTCTGGTCCTGACCGGCCTTGAGGGTCATGGCTTCCTCTTCTCATTCTCTGGCTGTGCCTCAGTCACCCTGGCTACCTTCTGTTTTCCAAACACATCGAGcttcctcttccctctgcctgtaatgctcttctctgcctcttcccatgCTTGCTCCTTCTCATCGTCCCAAGCTCAGCTCACATGCCCCTTCCGTGGGGAGACTTTCCCAGACCACCAAATTCAGAGCCACCCCTCCatccactttccctttttctgtttcatttccttcctttctgaaatGTGTTCATCTTTTATTGTTGTATCCGTCCTAGTTACCGAGGgagctccttgagagcagggaccCTGCCTGCCTTGCTCACCTCTGAATCTCCAGCACCCAGGTCAGTGCTTGGCAcctagtaagcactcagtaaatacttgttgagtgcctgctatgtgccaggcattgtgctgaggGCTTTGGGGGGGATCCAGAGGTAAATAGCTCTAACTCAAAGAGCTTAGAATCCACAAGTGTCAGAAGTATAACCAGAAACACTAGGATGCAGGGTGACCAGTGGGGACTGTGCAGAGGGACCAAGAGGAACCGGAAGGCAGTGCAGGCTGAGGACCCCACATGGGCAGCAAGGCGGTGCTAAGACTGCGTGTGGCATTCCCAGGGAAGGAGAATGGGGTGACCAGACTAAACGAGAGAAACTGAATGGAGAAGGGCTGTGCTCAGGCAGGGCAGGGAGTCCCGGCTTCTGACCACAGCCACCGCTGACCTGAGAGGGAGCTAGGAATTGGCAGGAGGAAGGACAGCCCAGGAGAAGGAACTGAAGAGTCCTACTTATTGAGCTTGTACCATATGCAAGTCAAGTGAAAGGTGTGCTGCATATGGTACCTTTGGGTTTTTCTGCAACCTTTTAGGTAAGTTCATGAGTAGGAAACTGATGCTAGAAGGTAGCAACTTAACCAGGGAGACCCAGCGTCAGAGCTAGAGCTAAGCTCAGGCCTCATAGGCTCTGGATCCTGTGGTCTTCTCCTTGCTCCTGGCTGGTAGAATCGTGGGACACCAGaagtggggtgggatggggtggggactATATATAGAAAGCCAGGGCCCCGGGAGGCTCTGAGCTAGCCCCTGGCCTCTCCTCAGTTGGTGGCAGCCAGAACCTGCGCTTCTACTGGAAAGAGTTTGTAAATGAAGTGGATGTGCTGGTGTTCATGGTGGACTCGGCTGACCGTCTGCAGCTGCCCTGGGCTCGGCAGGAGCTGCACAAGCTGCTGGACAAAGACCCTGATCTGCCTGTCGTCGTGGTGGCCAACAAGCAGGTGAGGGCCATGGGAGGCTGGCCCAGGCCAGTCAGGCTTGATCCACAGAtgcctgggcaggggcaggaagcACTGGTGAGGGGCTGGCCTGGAGCACTTGGTTGAGATCCTGCCCCCTACTTTTTCTGCCTGTGCTCACTCTTCATCCCTAGTACTCATCCTCTGTCAGCCTTCCTCTTTACCTTCCTGTCATCTGTCATcctagagaaataagaaaaaaattaagtatacacATGTATCAGGTGTGGTTTGGAGTGACACTGTGCATTATGACATTTTATATTATGCTGCTATTCATATGCTTTGAATGACATTTTCATATTATGCTTCTACTGACCCTACAAGGTATGGGAtacattttacaggtggggaatcTGAAGCTCAGAGATCCTATAATCTCCCCAAGGTTGTGTACCTTGAAAATAATGGAATTAGGATGTTTAATTCCAAAACCTGTGCCTTCTCCACCCTGCTATGTCCTTGCCACTTCTGCCTATAGATCACAAAGCTAAAGCTGGGAAGCAATGAGAAACCGAACAGATTACCGTGGGCTtacagtgccaggcacagtgccaaCCACCTGACAATCGTGACCTCACTTCAGACCCACAAAAACCCCATGACAGGTCTTGCTGTTACCCCAGAATGCCCAGAATTACAGCTGGTATGTGGcaaaggcaggatttgaactcagatcttACTCCAAGTTCCTATTATCCACTACACTCTACCTCTCTTGGACGCAGAGAACTGCCTTGGGCACCCTCAGCATCAGACCTAAAGCACATTCTCAATTCCAGGTGAAACTGCCACAGTACAGAATGCTATCATATTTCCTGTGGCCCATGGCCATGTTCCTAAGATCCATGGGACATGTCCCCAACCTGACTTGGTCAGAGGCTATACATCTTTGACCTCAGATTCTCCCTGCCTATCAGGAAATACTCAACAATCACTTATAAATAGGTGATTATATGTCCTGGTCTGCTTGGGGCAGTCCTCATTTAGTCTGTTCTGGTATAATTAAGTGCCCACTTTGAGTCTCAGAGGTACCCTGGTTTGGATAATGAATTACATCATAATCCTATTTATAATTTACAGCAAATTTGAGCCTATAGGACGTAGAACCTAAGGTCCCAGCATTCTACAAACTGCTCCAAGAACAATCAATTTAATCTTGGGCCAtgattgaaattaaaaagaactcTTACCAGCCATGCTCTGTAGTGACATCTATTTTTGTTCAGCCAGTGTCTAGGAGGCTGGAGGAGGTAAGGTCCTTGTCTGGAAGTTATCCTACAGTCAGGTCTCTCCACTATTGAGTTTGGGAAGCTGAGCTAGGATTTCTATAAGATCATAAGCTCAGTCATCAAACCAACCTTAGTTTGAAATCTGACTTGGCCCACTCGTCAGTGTTTCCTTGGCTAAATGACTTCACCTCCCTGAGCCAACTCTCCTCATCAGTGAAGTACAGGCTGTGAGAATCAAGTAAGACTCAGTGCCTGTCACTATGCTCAACTTACAGGAAGTACTGCTCCTTATTACAGTAGCTGATGATGGGATGAAAAGAGGTTGGTACAAAGGCAAGTCAGAGATGAGGAAGAGAGTTTACCAAGGGACCCAAAGGCCACTTCTGGGAACTTAGGCCCCAGTGTTCCCCAGGATAGCCAAAGAACAATTCATTCCAGGGATGACAAAGGTGGGAGTTAGGAAACACTGCTGGCTCTCTTCTAACCCATCTTTGTTTCATCCCAGGACCTGAGTGAAGCCATGAGTATGGTGGAGCTGCAGCAGGAACTGGGCCTGCAGACTGTCGATAGCCAGCGGGAGGTTTTCCTCTTGGCAGCCAGCATTGCCCCTGCAGGACCCGGCTTTGAAAACCCTGGGACTGTGCATATCTGGAGACTGCTCTTGGAGCTTCTCTCCTAGGCCTGCACCCCCTGCTCACCACCCAGCCCTGGAGTCCCTGGCTCTGCTGCCTCTTTGCCAGACGGCCTGAGACAGGAGCCACATGGCAGcatttcccttctctcctccttgcCCTAAGCAGAGCCTGAGCAAGGCCAAGAACTGTACAGAAACCTTCCTGGTGAGGTGGCCATAAGGCTGAAGTTGAAAAGTGAATGAGGCAGAGGGTGGGAAATGATAGTATCTGGCTCAGTCCAGGCTGGAAGTGGATCCAGCTTTCATTAGTGAAGGCACCCTCCTCTGACCTGTACTGTGAGATGCTCAGGAGCTCAGCTCTCTCTTCCCTGAAGGACCCAATGCCTGAGGACCAGTGTAAGTGTCAGGAGTACCCCGTCTAGACTGCTCCCTCTTGGTAACTTCATGCCTCTTTCATGAGGGCAGGTTCTGGCCCCAGCTCTGCTCAGCTGGCTCATGGCCTTGTGTCGTCTCGGCCTCTCTGGCCTCAGGGCCATCGTTTTTAAAGGGAAGTGATTTCTGCAGTTTTTCTCAATTGAAGATGCATTTCTCAGCCCTGTTAAGTGCTGGAACAAACGTGGAGGTCCTAGCAAGGAGCCTTCTGAAAACTCTCTGCTTTCCCCCAAAGCCAGGGCCTGGGTGGCCATCCTCTGTTAACTACGGAATAAGTTATTCAGCCCCTAATCAGTAAAACTGGACTTTCCCCCAGTGTGGAGACAGAACTGCTACTCTTGCACTAACTGTGCCAATGCCCATGTTTACATAAGTCTGGGGAAGAAAGGAACCTGTGTCCCTGGGCAGAAGACTCAGCTGGAGCTGGGTGTTGGCCTCAGAActgtttgaattatttatttatgaaaggaACAGGCCAAAATTTTAGGTTCTGTTTCTAGGTGCTGTTAATCAAAACCCCAAATGTCACAGAAAATTTGGATCTCTGAGGAAATAGCTGCAATCATGAATAACAATGTGATAACCTCCACATGTTAATGGAAACAGAGCTCTAGCTTACTCCCACGCTTTGCAGCTATAATTGATATACTTCACATTGatctacacacacataaactCTACCACTTGGTCCAAACCCATGCTGTGTAGAAATTTCGGTCATGTAAATCCAAGTAAAAAGAAATGGGAGTTGGCAGACCAGCCCAAATGGGGGCCTTGGGTACATCACTCAGCCTTTCTGGAGCCATTGATTCCCCAGCTAAAGCTAAGTTGGACAGAATGTCTGCTGTTCTCTTCAGTGTACATTCCAtgattcttctgttttctgtgaTCAGCCAGTACTTTAAGGACTATCTCtgtattaacatttttcttcactgCAGGCAAAAGGAGCCTTTTGTCTGTCAGGGGCCACTGAATAATCAACAGCCAAAAATggacttttttaaaggaaatatccAGCTCAGTTTGCTTTGTGATTGAGAATAGTGATTATGTGCCTTTGTTTCACTTGACATTTCCTGTGTGCTTCAGTTCCATGCTATGGCCTATGCGAGGCGCAGGAAGGCAGCTGTGGTGGGAAGCTCCCAAAGTACAGAAGAGAGCGTTACAATGAAGGGGTAGCAGCTGTGCTCTCACGCTGTGGGCGTATCAGAATAGAATCACTGTTCTTTGAGATACTCATCAACTTTCTGCATTAAGAAAtgatttgtcttttgttttgaatatttaagGAATGACCTGGTTTTGGGTAGCCTCTGAAACTGCTGGCAACttctcattttggtattagattgaGAAACTACTTTGTTCTATGAATTCCACCATGTTCTCCAGTGCTTAAATGTTACCTTTGAAATCAGCAATGTTGAAGAGGACACCGTGTCCTAATTAAGAGCTGCCTTTGGTATAATGAGTAACATGTAGTACAGTTTTTAAAATCCCCAGTGGGGGGAAGTGAGCTTGAAGAGTTTGACTATCTTTGAGCAACTTTTAAAGACCCTCTCAGGTCCTAGTGGCATGTCAGGCACACACCACTGAGGGGCACTGAAGGTCCAGAGTGCCAGCCACCCTCTCTGGTAACTTGTGCAGGATGTAGATGTTCTATGGGCCTCTGGGGGTGCCTCACGTTTGCAGCGGACAGCTGCAATCTGGTGAGGCTGCTGACCTGTCCCTGAAGCAATGCCAACAGTGCTCATCTGCTCTGGTTTCTGCCCAAACTAGACTGGGCGAAGGGGAATAGGCCTCTCATGAACAGCTATCTGCCTGGCCTAGTGGTACTCACCCAGTTCCTCCTCAGTGTGACTGGCTCTAGCACCCAGATCACCTGTTCTTGGGAACCAAGTTACCTGGAGCTGTTCATCTGAGGTCCCTGAGCTAGCTTAGGTGACACTGTTCCCTCCACTGCCCTGGCTCTACAGCACCCAGCCTACCCGAGCTTGGGAACAAGCTTAAATGTCAGGGCAGCTTTCATACTCTAATATCCTAACGGAAGTGCCAGAGAGAAGGCTCTGGATGTGAGAGCACATGCGCACTCCACACACAAGAGAAGCCTCACCTCTACCTGCCTGTTAAACCTGTGCCTGGATCATTCACCCTGGCACTGAGGGCTTCTGTTCTTAATTACTTAATAAAACTGTGGCTTCTGGTTTTCTACTCTCTGGCCTGTTGCTATCTCTTTGAGGCCAGCCTGGCCCAGAGTTTGTACATGCGGATGGTCTGGGCAAGAGTGCTCGAGGCTGCTGGGACCACCACCTTGGACTGGCTGATCATCCCGAGAAGCCTCCTCTGCTACCTCTTGGTACCCAGAACTGTGGTTGTAAGCCTGCACTGACAGTGGTACCCAAACGTAAGGCTGTGTGAAACCTGTCCATTATGGCCTCCCTATCCACAGAGAGGGGCTCCTCTTGCCTATCTGCTGGAGTGAAACACCAGATTCTCCAAACATTTCTACTTGCacttggaaaacattttgttGTTCCTATGCTAGTTTAGCAGCAATAGCCAGCATTTCAAACCAGCTGCTGAAACTTGCATGGTGTCTATCACCACTCAGCTGCCCCAGGACCTGGAACAGTCTGAGCAGTGTGCCTCTCATGTTGCTGGCTTAcaaatttttaaagtcttttctaGTAGCTATGAAAAGGGGACTCTCAACCTTTTACCTGCTGTCTCTGGAAGGTGAGCCCATTGGGAACAAGGGGAGGATTCCCATCAAAGATATGGAAATGAAGGGGCCTTGTGTTGCAGCACATGCCCTGTGAACCCAGACCCACAAGGTAGCCAAGGACAAACTGCATAAAATGGAATGTCAGCAGCTGTTTGAGCTACACAATAAATGCCAAAAACTCAAATGTGGTTTCATCTGAACTGTGGTTTTTGAGTATATGCTGGGTGCTTACAGTCCCAGTGAGGGGCAGCTTTGGAGGTGGTCCCAGAACACTTCCCATGACACAATAAATCATCCAACAGCAAGGCCCAGTTCCCTGGCCCTTAAGCCCAAGGGGTGGGTTGGCTACGAAGTCTTTGGCCTAACTCAGTACCTTTTCAGAGGTATCCAAACCATTTTCCCACTCCTTGGGGGTTCTTAAGAAAATACCTAGTGCCTATCCCATGCCCTGCCTGTGATGCTGTTACATGAGTCATCACCTCTCCACACACCACTGAATCAGACAGGCCTAGCCCCAGAGAATGTCTACGCAGTGCAGAGCCCAGTACTTAGCACACAGCAGAGTGGTACTCAGCAGTTCACCAGTCTCAGAAAGCAGGTTTTGGAGGCCCAGAATCCCATTCAGAGCAAGCAAGCTGAAGACGAGCAAAGACTGACCAAGAGGCAGCTGTACAGCTCCTCACTCTCAGCTGAGCCAACACCAGGCCCCCGGCCACCGGCCCAGGGGTAGGGCTAGTGCTGGCAAGGCAGACACCTTCAAGACAGCTCAGGGTTCCCAGCAGATTTCTGTAGAAGGGTTAATGCTGTGCAGGAAACCAAGACAGCAATAGAACAAGAAGAGGTGACAGGAGGAAGGCCGCACCTGTGAATGTGACACATGAAAGGCTGGATTGGATGGCCTCCCTGCCCTTGCTGAGTTGGATTTTGCTGAAGCAGCCCCAGGGCTTGGCTGGGAGGGGCAAATGCATAACCATCACAGAAGTAAAAGACCTTTGTTTTATTATGTACAGACTACATTCAAACTACCCACTCTGCAGGTTCTGGCTTTTCCCAGAACACCCAGGAGAATATATACTGGAGCCTCTGGGGGAGATCCTTCCCAGAGAGGGAAGTGTGGGAAAAAGAGTGTGTTGTGTTTAACCTCTTAATTCCATGGTGTGTGGCCAGGCTCATCTGTAGCCACATGCCCCTCCTTGCCTTAAATCCTGGCTTGAGCTTCTCTGGTGCAGGAGGAAACCATAAACCTATCACTCAACCTCCATCTTATTCTTCtgcaaagaatcaatgaaggctTGCCACTCCACTGGGTAAAATCGCTTATAGACATTGATCTTATTCCGAATCTGTTTCGGGGTATCTTGATAGTAGTTCTTCTCATCACGGGCCATAGCCTAAAAATGGAGAAGGGCCACTTGAGGAGTACAGGACAGGCAaaggttcaaatcctagctctgcctgACATGGACAAACAACTTCCTGTCCATGAAGTTCAGATTCC
This genomic interval from Manis javanica isolate MJ-LG chromosome 1, MJ_LKY, whole genome shotgun sequence contains the following:
- the ARL10 gene encoding ADP-ribosylation factor-like protein 10; the encoded protein is MAPRPLSPLVLALGGAAAVLGSVLFILWKTYFGRGRERRWDQSEAWWGAEPAHLPEWDEWDPEDEEDAEPTLEELEQREVLVLGLDGSGKSTFLRVLSGKPPLEGHIPTWGFNSVRLPTKDFEVDLLEIGGSQNLRFYWKEFVNEVDVLVFMVDSADRLQLPWARQELHKLLDKDPDLPVVVVANKQDLSEAMSMVELQQELGLQTVDSQREVFLLAASIAPAGPGFENPGTVHIWRLLLELLS